The segment CGGCCGAGAGCCgcagccccccgcccgccccccgcccgcccccccgggTCGCGGGCGGCCAGTCCCGGCGGCGGCGGTGCATTGTGGGGCTTGTAGTgcggggctgggtgggtgggCGCGGCTGCGGCAGTCGCAGCGGGGCCATCTTCCGCGGACGGGCGGGCGGGCTCGGCCCGGGTCGTCCGCACCTGCGCCTCTCGCCCGCCCCGATGGCGCCGCGGACGCTGGGCCCCTTGGTGCTGGCGCTGGGAGGCGCCGCGGCCGTGCTGGGCTCCGTGCTCTTCATCCTCTGGAAAGCCTACTTCGGACCTGAGCGACGCTGGGGCCCGGACGAGGCGTGGTGGGGCGCGGAGTCCGCCAGCCTCCCGCAGTGGGACGAGTGGGAGGTGAGTGCGGCCCGGGCCGGCGGCGGCGACCGGCGGGACGGGGCCCGCACCGAGGGCCGGCCCGAGGGGCGTGCCGGCCGCCatgccgggcggggaggggggcccggCTGCTTCGGCCCGGGGCGGGACGGCCAGGAAGTCCGAGAACCGGGAGACCGGCGTGTGACGGAGTGCGGGGACGCCGGCGGCGGGCCTCGGGCTCTCCGGGCCCGGAGGGCGTCGCCCGGGAGCGGCGTGAGGCCCGAGCTCGCCGGCCGGGCCCGGCGAGCGCATGCGCGGCTCGGCGGCGCTGCCCCGGGGCATGCCGGGAGGAGCCCTCCGTCCCCGCTGGGGCCCACCGCGCCTAGGCGGCCCTGCGGAACCTGGGGTCCGCGACGGGAGGGGTTGAGGCTTGACCCTCCCGGTCTCCACGCCGTGCCGTCCCGGCCGTGGGAGGGTGGAGAGCGGGATGCACGCGGGGAAGGCAAGCCTGCCTTTTCCGTGGCATGATTGACAGCCGCGGCCGCCTGACCTCTGACCCCGCAGcccgaggacgaggaggaggaggaggaagaggaggaggaggaggacggggagggggaggaggaagaggaggacgacgacgaagaagatgaggaggaggaggagggagagcctgcgctggaggagctggagcagcgcgaggtgctggtgctggggctggaCGGCTGTGGGAAGAGCACGTTCCTGCGCATGCTGGCGGGGAAGCCGCCCCTGGAAGGGCACGTCCCcacctggggcttcaactccgtGCGGCTGCCCACCAGGAACTTCGAGGTGGACCTGCTAGAGAGTGAGCagaacctccctccccccttctgtgGCCCCCTCACCACCAAGGGAAGCTGGCCAGAAGGCCTCCCAGGGGGGCATCCAAAATGTATTTTCCAAGCAAGACACGCCCCACTGTGCAGCCCCAGCTCCCGTCCCCTGGCATGGAGGGCCCCTTCCTGATCGGGGTCTCTGAAAAGGTCTCCTGCCTCTCAACTACTGAGGCTCACAGGCCTGACACCCACATAAACAGCTAAGCGTTCACAGGCCAAGCCCTGGACAGACATTACTGGTAAAATCCTCTCAGCAGCTGGGCcatcatggctcacgcctgtcatcctagctactcaagaggctgagatctgaggatcatagttcaaagccagccagggtagaaaaaagtccgtgagactcttatctccagttaaccagcaaaaagtgtgaagtggagccatggctcaagtggtagaggggaaagccttgagcatgaaagctaagggacagtgctcgggccctgaattcaaaggcCATTATCAGcccaaacatacacacactcacacacacacagtctcctcACCAACACTATGAAataattagttcttttttttttcattttatttttttaacatcctttttaaaaaaaattattgtcaaactgatgtacagagaggttacagtttcatacattaggcattggatacatttcttgtactgtttgttacctcctaagAATTAGTTCTTATCCTCATCCACATGAAGAGAAATTCACCCCCTAAGTCAGatcacttgtccaaggtcaccttGACAGAGGGGCTTGAgctcacattctttttttctttgccagttctggggcttgaattcagggcctgagcgctgtcgctgaacttctgctcaaggctagtgctctaccacttgagccacagcaccatttacaACCTTTTCTGAGGAGTGTATTGGAGATGAGATTGTTACAGActcacctgcccaggctggcttcaaactacaatcctcagatctcaccctgctgagtagctaggatgacaggagggagccaccagtgcctagctgagcTCACATTctttgatgtttgtttgttttgtttttgccagtcatggggcttgaactcagggcctgagcacagtccctggcttctttttgttcaaggctatcactctaccacttgagccacagtgccacttctggctttttctgtatatgtggtgctgaggaaccgaacccagggctacatgcatgctaggcaagcactctaccactaggctacattcccagcccctgaactcacatttttgcttggcttattttgctcaaggctggcacttgtccagttgagctacagctctacttccaccacTGCTGATTGCTGGTTTTTCTTCTGTCCTGTTCCTCTAGTCTGTAATGACATTAAGTGTCCGGGCTAGATTAAGGATTCCTCTGTACTTTCTACTGTTGCAATTTACCATAGAGCACCCTGTGTTCCCGACTAGGCCATGAGCAGCCTGGCAAAGACTAGTCTGGCCCTGATTGCTTATCTCCATGTAGACAAATGTGAGAGgtggttttgtatgtgtgtgctagaagtgaggcttgaactcagagcctcacattttttgcttagctttttctgcccaagacagaattttgcccagattggcttcaaactgggatcctcagatctcagcctcctgagtagctaggaatgtaggcatgagccactagtccaGCCCTGTGAGAGCTCGTTGAGTGAAAGACAGTCTGGGGAGCCCTCTACCCTCAGTCCTAGGCTTCTTGGAATTTTAGAAGGTAAAGAAAGAAGTCAGTAGTTGCAGTACTCAGCCCGTGTCTCCATTTCAGTAGGGACATAGGACTTCCTGCTGACCACAGAATACAGACCAAGAATAGgttcagccagacactggtggctcacacctgtgctcctagctactcaggagtcagatctgaaggtcaaggtttaaagccagcccaggcctgaGAAATCTGTGAGAGATTCTCATCTCcgataaactaccagaaaagctggaagttaagctgtggctcaagtaaggtagagtgctaaccttaagcaaaagaagctaagggacagtgcccaggtcctaagttcaggaCAAtaccaaaaaggaaggaaggaagggtggatatGTGGGTTTAGCTAAATGTCATATAGTAGATAGAATCTGACTTTGAGGACCTATTTACCTGAGTGAGCTTAGTTTCCCTGGATCCTGACTCTTGCTGCCCTAGTGATATTTGCACATTGATATTCATTTGGGATTCTGGTCTTTCCACTAAGCTTTCTCTAGGTGGTTCTCTTGTGCCAGGGATCCAGGTGAAATGGGGACTCTATACTTAAAGCCCTGTCAGCCAGGCAGACACTATCCCTTCTTCAGCCCTGGGGGAAAGGGATGGGGATTTTTATGAGGTTCTGACAGGTAACAGACTAAACTCTGGGATCATGCAGTTTCCCAATCAAGTGCAAGGACTTTCTCCACATTGCCTCACTGGGGGCCCTTTGGGGATAATTGGTAAAGAAAACACCTTAACACCTTGGTGAGCCATCccttgctgtgtgtgtatgtgtgtgtgtgtgtgtgtgtgtgtgtgtgtgtgtaagttctgGAAGGTGAACTGCACGCctcccactcttgcttggctttttcaatcaggctggtgctctcccgtatgagccacaccttcactttcggctttttgctggttaattggagataagaatctcatggatttatctGACCCGCCTGAGTccgaaccacaatgctcagagcTCAGTCCCTGGAGTAGCtaggggtgacaggtgtgagccccttgGTGTCCAGCCTTtcctcatctctctttttttttttttttggccagtcctgggccttggactcagggcctgagcactgtccctggcttctttttgctcaaggctagcactctgccacttgagccacagcgccacttctggccgttttccacatatgtggtgctggggaatcgaactgagagcttcatgtgtaggaggcaagcactcttgccactaggccatattcccagccctcctcatctCTTATATCCAGTTTATGAGCTGGTTCTGTAAGCCTAAAATAGATTACATTGTCAATAATACAACAACCTCTTCATGGCTTTTCCTGATTCAACATCTATCCCCAATGTCAGCCAGAGGTATCTTTCAAAATCACATGTCAGGTCATGTCACGCTTGCTTCACATTCGCTGTGGGCTCACAGGTCCTGGCCAGTGCTCCCTGGCCAGTCCAGCCTTCATGTCTTGCCTTTATCCTCTCTTAGCTGACAGTGCCTCAGCCTCCAGGGCTGGCAACCTCTTCCTCAGAATGCTGACtgggttgttgctgtttttctctgTTTGCATGGCCTACTTTTCCTCTTCCAGATTCAGTTCTCATGCCGCCTCCTTGGGAAGACCTTACCAGACTGCCCAGCCTCAACCACTTACCTCTgttgtcccccctcccctccccttccctctctcctcttccagtcctggggcttgaacgcaggatttaggaactgtccctgagctccttttgctcatgattatccttctaccacttgagccacagcgccacttccagctttttttctgtgattaattggagataagtgtcacagaTCttcctcaaactttgatcctcacatctcagccttctgagtagctgagattacaggtgtgaactatagGCATCCGACTTACCTGTTCTCTTCTTTTACTCAAATGTGCTTCTGTGATTGCCTGGCCCATGCTGGTTAAGGAGTGAGGTTTCTTAAGAGCAGGCTGGGCCTACCTTGCTCACCTCTATCCCCA is part of the Perognathus longimembris pacificus isolate PPM17 chromosome 25, ASM2315922v1, whole genome shotgun sequence genome and harbors:
- the Arl10 gene encoding ADP-ribosylation factor-like protein 10 — protein: MAPRTLGPLVLALGGAAAVLGSVLFILWKAYFGPERRWGPDEAWWGAESASLPQWDEWEDDDEEDEEEEEGEPALEELEQREVLVLGLDGCGKSTFLRMLAGKPPLEGHVPTWGFNSVRLPTRNFEVDLLEIGGSQNLRFYWKEFVNEVDVLVFMVDSADRQRLPWARQELHKLLDKDPDLPVVVVANKQDLGEAMSVAELQQELGLQDVGFQREVFLLAASIAPAGPGFEEPGTVHIWKLLLELLS